From Chlamydiota bacterium, one genomic window encodes:
- a CDS encoding menaquinone biosynthesis protein — protein MKIAASDFLNAKPLIYDIEKKVGDIFWGSPKDCAKVLENKEADVALLPSIEYARIPHLFILPGVSISSVGPVQSVMLFLRKDIKSVQSIAVDERSRTAAILLKILAKESLKIEAEYVEKPASLEDMLKHHDAALLIGDQALVGEKQFKGERVDLGEAWYDLTHLPFTYAFWAGRKEENLDLLLPLLEAKEEGFLRCDQIAREAEQMFVKTGKIFISESFILDYLTKSICYEWSKSHEDGLRLFYQWAFFYGLIERVPELKFYDIEAYHL, from the coding sequence ATGAAAATTGCGGCGAGTGATTTTTTAAATGCGAAGCCTTTAATCTATGATATTGAGAAAAAGGTGGGTGATATCTTTTGGGGTTCTCCAAAAGATTGTGCGAAAGTTTTGGAAAATAAAGAAGCGGATGTTGCACTTCTTCCCTCGATTGAATACGCAAGAATTCCTCATCTTTTTATTTTACCGGGTGTTTCCATTTCATCCGTTGGCCCTGTTCAATCTGTAATGCTTTTTCTTCGAAAGGATATTAAGAGTGTTCAAAGTATTGCAGTGGATGAAAGGTCTAGAACGGCTGCAATTTTGCTTAAAATTCTTGCAAAGGAGTCCTTAAAAATAGAGGCTGAATATGTCGAAAAACCCGCCTCTCTTGAAGACATGTTAAAACATCATGATGCGGCTTTACTGATTGGGGATCAAGCTTTGGTTGGTGAAAAACAGTTTAAAGGGGAACGGGTAGATTTAGGCGAGGCGTGGTATGATTTGACACATCTGCCATTTACTTATGCGTTTTGGGCTGGAAGGAAAGAGGAAAATTTAGATTTGCTTTTACCCCTTCTAGAAGCGAAAGAAGAAGGTTTTCTTCGCTGTGATCAAATTGCCAGAGAGGCCGAGCAGATGTTTGTGAAGACTGGTAAAATTTTTATTTCAGAATCTTTTATACTAGACTATCTTACGAAATCTATTTGTTATGAGTGGTCTAAGAGTCATGAAGATGGATTAAGACTTTTTTATCAATGGGCCTTTTTTTACGGCTTGATTGAAAGAGTTCCGGAGCTTAAATTCTATGACATTGAAGCCTATCATCTCTAA
- the mqnC gene encoding dehypoxanthine futalosine cyclase, with protein sequence MTLKPIISKILDGKRINSQEALELFKISDITLLGQLAHQVRLRKNDPKIVTYIIDRNVNYTNFCVTDCDFCAFYVRPGSEKGYVLSYQELDQKIEETLALGGEQILLQGGHNPSLKIDFYEKMFNHIKEKYPRIWIHGLSASEVVFISKVSKLSIEEVLKRLIQAGLDSLPGAGAEILVERVRKMINPKKATTEEWLGVMRLAHQLGLRTTSTMMFGHVERIEERIEHLERLRQLQDETHGFTAFISWTFQPDHTPMGGEKTSTVDYLRTLAIARIYLDNIGHFQASWVTQGPKIGQISLQYGIDDFGSVMIEENVVRAAGTVFCMTEPDMVRLIEGAGYRAVRRNMKYGVLGEPYFRMQKEKMSSETRFSVGV encoded by the coding sequence ATGACATTGAAGCCTATCATCTCTAAAATTTTAGATGGAAAGAGAATTAATTCGCAGGAAGCCCTTGAGCTTTTTAAAATTTCCGACATCACCCTATTAGGACAATTGGCCCATCAGGTTCGTCTTCGCAAGAACGATCCCAAAATCGTGACCTATATTATTGATCGCAATGTTAATTATACAAATTTCTGTGTGACGGACTGCGATTTTTGCGCCTTTTATGTCCGGCCTGGATCAGAAAAAGGATATGTTCTCTCTTATCAAGAGTTGGATCAAAAAATTGAAGAAACGCTTGCCCTTGGGGGAGAGCAAATTTTACTTCAAGGGGGGCATAACCCCAGCCTTAAAATTGATTTTTATGAAAAAATGTTTAATCACATTAAAGAGAAATATCCTAGAATCTGGATTCATGGTCTATCGGCTTCAGAGGTGGTCTTTATTTCAAAAGTTTCAAAATTATCGATCGAAGAGGTTTTAAAAAGACTCATTCAAGCGGGCCTTGATTCTCTTCCGGGGGCCGGTGCAGAAATTTTAGTTGAGCGTGTAAGAAAAATGATTAATCCTAAAAAGGCGACCACTGAAGAATGGTTGGGAGTGATGCGTTTAGCTCATCAACTGGGCCTTCGAACGACTTCCACAATGATGTTTGGTCATGTGGAGAGGATCGAGGAGCGAATTGAACATTTGGAGCGGCTTCGCCAACTTCAGGATGAAACCCATGGATTTACGGCCTTCATTTCCTGGACTTTTCAGCCAGATCATACTCCCATGGGAGGAGAAAAAACATCGACGGTTGATTATTTAAGGACGCTTGCCATTGCAAGAATTTATTTAGACAATATCGGTCACTTTCAGGCCTCTTGGGTGACTCAGGGGCCTAAAATTGGTCAGATTAGTCTTCAATATGGGATCGATGATTTTGGGAGTGTGATGATCGAAGAAAATGTTGTTAGGGCTGCTGGGACTGTTTTTTGCATGACCGAACCTGACATGGTTCGTCTCATTGAGGGGGCAGGGTACCGGGCGGTGAGGCGTAATATGAAGTATGGAGTTTTAGGTGAGCCATATTTTCGGATGCAAAAAGAAAAAATGAGTTCTGAAACTCGTTTTTCTGTTGGGGTGTGA
- a CDS encoding DUF192 domain-containing protein produces MKLVSLRILFFFYQIARSLFPNPIAQIDTPSGKELKVEVFNDRLGRSLGLSYRDHLDDDGALFIFERSGVYSFHTYGMQFSIDIVFLDSNYQVVYIAYNQTPMAKDMPRPLITPPRPALYVLELPAMSAEGYGLKLGSQVSIRT; encoded by the coding sequence ATGAAACTTGTTTCTCTTCGTATTCTTTTTTTCTTCTATCAAATCGCTCGAAGCTTATTTCCAAATCCCATCGCTCAGATTGATACGCCCTCTGGTAAAGAGTTAAAGGTGGAAGTCTTTAACGATCGTTTAGGAAGATCCTTAGGACTTTCGTATCGTGACCATTTGGATGATGATGGCGCTCTCTTTATCTTTGAAAGATCAGGGGTTTATTCGTTTCATACTTATGGAATGCAGTTTTCAATTGATATTGTTTTTTTAGATTCAAACTACCAAGTGGTTTATATCGCCTATAATCAGACGCCAATGGCAAAAGATATGCCAAGGCCTTTGATCACGCCTCCTCGTCCTGCTCTTTATGTTCTAGAGCTTCCCGCGATGAGTGCTGAAGGGTATGGATTAAAGCTTGGAAGCCAAGTTTCAATTAGAACCTGA